A genomic window from Streptomyces sp. HUAS YS2 includes:
- a CDS encoding MFS transporter: MPALTTPADGATSTDPTGNLAAAAPSPVIGWLAVVSVMMGIFSIVTTEILPIGLLTPIGDTFGVSDGTAGLMMTLPGILAAVAAPTVTVATGRVDRRVMLCVLMLVLASADLLAAVAPSYWVMLVSRVLVGLVIGGFWSIAAGLASRLVPEGQVGAATAVIFSAVPLGSVLGVPAGVFLGNLAGWRTAFVAMGILTLAVFAALVVLLPPLPPRGVTRLSVLRDLLGATRIRVGLFVTFLIVMAHFGTYTYVTPFLEDVTQAGPEFITASLLAYGVAGIVGNFVAGTTARRALRATFTAAAGMLATATLLLPVIGTGKPGAIVLLVVWGLAYGAVPVCSQTWFLTSAPQAQEAASVLFTSSFQATLSLGALAGGAVVDSTSTSAAMTLGGLAAILMMVTVRVFSRALRQLS; encoded by the coding sequence ATGCCCGCATTGACCACCCCCGCCGACGGCGCCACTTCCACCGATCCCACCGGCAACCTTGCTGCCGCCGCTCCGTCGCCGGTGATCGGCTGGCTCGCCGTCGTCTCCGTGATGATGGGGATCTTCTCCATCGTCACCACCGAGATCCTGCCGATCGGCCTGCTGACACCCATCGGCGACACCTTCGGTGTCTCGGACGGTACGGCCGGCCTGATGATGACCCTGCCCGGGATCCTCGCCGCCGTCGCCGCGCCCACCGTGACCGTCGCGACCGGGCGGGTGGATCGGCGCGTCATGCTCTGCGTTCTGATGCTGGTGCTCGCGTCGGCGGACCTCCTCGCGGCGGTCGCACCCTCCTACTGGGTCATGCTGGTCTCACGGGTCCTGGTCGGACTCGTCATCGGCGGCTTCTGGTCGATCGCCGCGGGCCTCGCCTCCCGGCTGGTGCCCGAGGGGCAGGTCGGTGCGGCGACCGCGGTGATCTTCTCCGCCGTCCCGCTCGGTTCCGTGCTCGGTGTGCCCGCCGGGGTCTTCCTCGGAAATCTCGCGGGATGGCGGACGGCCTTCGTCGCCATGGGAATCCTGACGCTGGCCGTGTTCGCCGCCCTCGTCGTGCTGCTGCCCCCGCTGCCGCCGCGGGGTGTCACCCGACTCTCCGTACTGCGGGACCTGCTCGGCGCCACCCGGATCCGGGTGGGGCTGTTCGTGACCTTCCTGATCGTGATGGCGCACTTCGGCACGTACACGTATGTCACCCCGTTCCTGGAGGACGTGACGCAAGCCGGCCCTGAGTTCATCACCGCATCCCTGCTGGCGTACGGCGTCGCCGGGATCGTCGGCAACTTCGTCGCGGGCACGACGGCGAGGCGCGCGCTGCGCGCGACGTTCACCGCCGCCGCGGGCATGCTCGCGACGGCGACGCTCCTGCTGCCGGTCATCGGCACGGGGAAGCCCGGCGCGATCGTGCTGCTGGTGGTCTGGGGGCTCGCGTACGGCGCGGTGCCGGTCTGTTCCCAGACATGGTTCCTGACGTCGGCACCGCAGGCACAGGAGGCGGCGTCCGTGCTCTTCACGTCGTCGTTCCAGGCGACCTTGTCCCTCGGCGCACTGGCGGGCGGGGCGGTGGTGGACTCCACCTCGACGTCTGCGGCGATGACGCTGGGCGGGCTGGCCGCGATCCTCATGATGGTGACGGTGCGGGTTTTCAGCAGGGCGCTGAGGCAGCTCAGTTGA